The sequence ATCACGGGGTTCATTTCATTTTGATAGTTTTATTGATAAATTATGGGATTTATGACCTACCTCTAAATGGTAATGTATTTTGGATAAACAATTTTACTGCATCTACTACTAGTTTGTGTAGTTCTTAAATGTCTAATTCAATTTCAGGTCAAACTTGACATCTACATAGATTGTTTATACTTCAGCAATGCGAATTTAATTTGGTGTGTTTGATTAAATTTCTTTTCTTCCTAATGTGCAGGAATGGCGAAACTATGTGAGAATATCGTAAACCTCGCTGTTAGGTTGCCTGAGAAGTCAATCTTACGGTTCAGGTGTGTATCAAAAGACTGGTGCAAGTTATTGAAAGACCCTGATTTTGTGAAAAAACACCTTAATCATGCAATTCTAATGAAAAATTCAGTTTAATGATACACCCATTTGGTGAGTTTCATAAAAATACCCACACTTTAGCTTACGATCAATCTTCATCTACATTGAGTACCTTTGTTGATATAGGCTATCCTCGCGGTGGTTTCTTTTGGGGAACTTGTAATGGCTCGGTTTGTTTAACCACCACTTGCAAGAATTATATCGTCCTTTGGAATCCAGCTACAAAAGAGTTTAAGGAACTACCTGTACCAATTAGGTCAGACAATCGTTTTAGTTATACTAaatatggatttggttatgatgatAAGATTGATGATTTTAAGGTTATAAGTTTTTTGGGGATTCAGGAGAAACCTCATTGTGAAGTTCGCGTATATACATTAAAGTCTAGTTCATGGAGAAGGCTTGAGACTATACCTTATGATCTTTATTATCCAGGATAACTTGATATAGCTCAACTAAGTGTTAATGGAGTTATGCATTGGTTAGCAGAAGCTGACTCTAGGCCCTGCAAtgtcattgtctcttttgatttcAAGGATGAAAAATTCGATAGGATGTGCCTACCCAGCTGTTTAACTAAATACGGACTCGGTAACACCAATTTGTGTTCATTGGGAGGGTCTCTTTGCTTGCATGGTTCTACTTCCTGGCGTGGTGGAATTGATGTATGGTAAATGAAGGAGTATGGAGTGGCTGAATCTTGGGTTAAACTCTTCACCTTTAACCAAGAAACCATCTGTCAGTTTAGACGGTTGGTTCCGCTTCAagttgtcaagaatggcaaggtttTACTAGGATATGACACTGATGTTGGTTTTCATCTGGATTTGTATGACCTAAAGCGTGGAACTTCCATAAATCTCAAGGATCATGCTACCTGGAATTGGTACGCTGAAACTACTTTTGTCTATGTGGAGAGCCTTGTATCACTTAATTCGGGTACTTATGTTGAGCTACCAGAAATAGAAGACCCTAAAGGTATCTTTATGCACTTATTTACTTATGCCACATAGTATTACTTATATTTTCCTAACCAAATGTTAGATTAAACATGTAGCTTTCTATCTTAACCCATTACCAAAAAATGCATATACTAAAGCTGTTTTGCTTAGTGTCTAAAACTATCTATTCTCCAATACAGCAAAAAACATATGTTTACAACTTACTTAAATGATATCATTTCATCATTTTAGGCGCAATACGATGTGCAATTTTATGTGTGCTTTATTCATGCCATTGATAGTGAACATGTTCGCTCCAATTTTTATCAAATTAGCAGTTTCAGGCTTTGTGTTACCGAAATCATCCACTTCTGCCTTGATATCAAAGGCAGTAGGTTGCGATACTTATTGATAACATTTGTACTTGTGTTCCTTAGATTTAATCTGTCCAATTATGGCTTTGCAGAACCAAATAGGGTTTTCTTAATCCTTAAGACCAATTGAAACTACTAATCTCTCACATACAAATCCCTCCTTTCTTGTCACTCTATTGTATCGAATTCTCATAATTACGCACTCCATGCAGCTAGCGCAGGAAAAACAAATCTGGTATGTCTTAATTCAGGTACTCATGTTATGGGACTAGAGAGAGGAAACTCTGAAGATGAGGGTGACTCAGAAGAAAAGGAGGAAGAGGGGGAAGAGGAAGAGGATAAGATGGCACAATGATTTCCTGATGAGAGTGACTCAGAAGTGtggttgcagaaaatcctacaacaACATTTGTATAATTATCCGAGCAATATATTAAGAAATCATGGTGATAATCATATATTTACTCATTCAAATCTTAAATtggatacaagataatacaaaggttttacttgctctccaaataaactttctctctcctaatttcttatcTAACACACTCATTGAGATCTATGTATTACATGATAACCTTTCCCTTTATGTATGGTACtaaataatggatgacagctaatggatcctttattttcggaatcgtCGTGCGATACAATCGCTCATGTTTATTCCTTCATCTTCGCACACTTTATATTCCAaacagatcttcacactttactcgtgactataCTGACATCATCAAATACGTCATCTTAATTTGGCTATACGCGATGATCTTCGCTCATATTACATGACCTTTACTTCACATACGTAATGAatatgcgatatttcactcctacattttgcctcttctcatttcgttctCTTCATAGAGTGAATCATATGAGAAATCCCCATCCTAAAGTATCGCGCATGTTCAACTTTTCGTATTCTGCTTTCCCGACATACTTACGGAATTTGAGTTATCTTAACCTACGCGTGTTTTCTTGACCATTCATTATCCGACACGTCCTTATAACTGGTTCTTCCTATCCGTTTattcttcgcattaatgagaTGAAACCTCGAAAATCGAGAGTAAATCTTCTTCGTAATCTCCTTATATATCTTCCttcgtctttttctttcttctttttacttcttctttccttttcacCTGTTACTAGAACTTTCTTCATCACCTTTTCTTTTTTACAGTCTATCGTTTCTTCCCCATCCTCTTTATCATTCTCCACTTTTTCCCCTCTTCTCCTAACTTAATCTCAATTTCACTAATTTGATCACACTTTTACTAATTTGATCTTGATCAAGAATTTTCTACTTTTAAACTCACCATTCCCATTCCATCAATGGCTCCTGCTGGAAAAAATATGGAAATAGAATTCACCAGACTCAAGAAAGAATTTGATATCTGAAGTTATTCATTTTCGCTTCCTTCTGATTCTAATTATTCGTCCAAATTCAATCTTGAGTGAATCAATTCCGAACAATGGACTAATCAGAAGATTATCATATCACTAGGACAGCTTCTTAATAATCTTCCTATCCCACTGTATAACCCAGGAATTCccttgttctatgaaattctggCCGATGATCGGTTCGCACGGGGAATATTTCATCTAAGTGGTGATGGTATTAGAATAATTTTGGAGTATTCGCGTCGCGCAACAGGGTTAGGAACTTCCTATGCTTATGAAGTGCGAAATGAAATGTTTCATGACAAACCTATCAACCCTGCTGATTATACTCTTGAGAATTTCTTCAAACATTACTACATTGCGATCATGAAGAACGAGTCAACCAAGTGGGCCATTCGTTTAAGAAGAAAATATGGCATTGCTGAAGATGAGAAGATTATGTAAGACGTATATTGGAACGAAAAATCCAATAGAACGGCTCGCAGGTCTAATGACACATGCTGGCTCAATTATCCTGTTGTCTTAGAAGGTCCTTATATTTAGGGAAAAGCTGCTGATGGCTGCGATCTTCCTCTGCCTCAGAATTGTTCTGCTTATCAGCCTTGGAAGCTGTTTCTTTCCGAAGATGAGAATAAGGTATGATATTTCCGTAGAGATATTCTAGATTTCGcatagctttattttctttattttttattttcttattcctTCAATTTCAGGTTGTTAAGTCAAAGAATTTGGCAAAGAGAACCAAGACTTCGCACAATgcgtcatcttcgcagaatatcgAAGTAAGGAACattctttctttagttttaaaaataTTGTTGCCTTTATTCCTTATCTTGGTTGTTCGCGTAGGTTGAAACTTCGGGTGTTAAAACTATGGGTAAAGCTAAGAATCAACCTAAGAAACCTGTGTCTAAATCTTCATCCAAGAAGCGCAAAGAACTTGACCCTTCTTCAAGTCCTGAATCCGaagatgatgatattcttgcttcTGAGGATCCATCGAATTCCTCCTTCATGAAAGATTTATCCAGTCTTTTCTATGATACCATGTCAGCTATTAATAATGATGAATTACAACGCACTTTTGAAATGATCTCTAAAGTATGTGATGCTCTCATTTTGGATGATCCATCTCTTCGCGGAGCTGCTTCTGTAATAAACccaagtttccaatattcacttgGTTCTATGGTAATGTTCTCATCTTCGCACTTTCTTAAATACTATTTCTATTCTTTTTCTTCGCTATATAATTCCTTCCTTAAATTTTCGCAGGTATCTCGCTTATCCTATGTGGTTTCCTCGGATTACCAAAGGAAACTTCTCAAGTTAAAGGGAGAAAATACCAAACTTAAAGCTAAAAATACTTCCAACTCTGAACGTATTCGCGAAATCCaagaaagaaatgatgaactcATTGGTGCGTAGTTTTTATCATTCTCCTTTCTTTGCTTTATATGATAATTTGCACTTCTTATTTTCTATGTTCACATACATTTATAACATTTCTGATGAGGTGTCTAATTTTCCCGATGAGGAAATTCTTTTCGAACATCTCAATTCTTCTTTAAACAATTACCCTACCAAAGGAATTGAGAATCTTAGTTTGGAAGAATTAAGATCGAAGTATACTGCTCTTAGGATGGATCATAGACCTCTATTGACTACACTCAATAACTTCAGATGTCGTCTTCGTGTGAATAAAGAAACAATTCATATTTTGGAGACAAGAAAGAAAAAACTCATTAGTGAAAAATATGAGGTTGCTCTCAAAGGTGCGAAGGCATTAGAAAAATTCCAAGAAGCCATCCTTAAAGTTCAAGTTGAACGTGTTTTAACTTTGAGCGAAAAGAACGCACTCGTTgaagaaagaaatttaattcgTTCTCAACTTCTTATAGAAAGTGAACCTGAGTTTAGTTGGGCTGCTAGGGTTTTGAATGATGCTTGGAAGGGTTTAGATGTAAATGTGAACCTTGAATCTGAACATTCTGCACACTGGTTAAAAACATTATTTCCAatcatgaaggtcatttgttgctCTGTCATACTTGTCATTTCCTGAGGATGATACCTTTTTTAATTCTAACTTGCTTATTTTTTCttcgcagagaaagagaagaattaTCTTGGAGAGATTGAAGAGTTAAAGACACAATTATCTGCTCGCAATGCCAAGTATCATCAGTTATAGAAGAACTATATCGTCACTGTTTCAAATAATGGCAAGGATGCCACTCGTGCTCGTGATGCTGCTGTTAAGAGAGTCTGTATTGATAATGATATTCCTCTCTCAAAGTACATATTCGCAGACGTTCCTCCCAACGAAGCTGTTCATGATATTGAAGATAGTGAAAGAGAATATGAAAAATACGAAGAAGAAGTAAGTGATTCTGAGACTGAGCAAAATGATGAAGATAATTTAGGCAAAGATTAATCATTATTCACTTGTTGTAAATTCTTTTTCTGCTTTTTGTATATTTTCATGTCT comes from Papaver somniferum cultivar HN1 chromosome 7, ASM357369v1, whole genome shotgun sequence and encodes:
- the LOC113294068 gene encoding F-box protein CPR1-like; translated protein: MLFSECLKVIKHPTELELQAVQALLCLSDWLPDFFDAGMAKLCENIVNLAVRLPEKSILRFSLMIHPFGEFHKNTHTLAYDQSSSTLSTFVDIGYPRGGFFWGTCNGSVCLTTTCKNYIVLWNPATKEFKELPVPIRSDNRFSYTKYGFGYDDKIDDFKVISFLGIQEKPHCEVRVYTLKSSSWRRLETIPYDLYYPG